TCGGACCTTTTATCTTTTTGCCTGCGGCAAGAAGAATGTCGCCCACGTGGCGGGAATCAAAGACTGGCCCCATGACCGGCTGCAGAATGCCCGTGATTCCAGGCCGGGGTGAATAGTCCCCCCAAGATTCCAAAGGGGTGTGTGCCGGGAGGATGAGGTGCGCCGACTCTGTCGTTTCATCCATCGCGCTCGAAAAGCTGACAATGAAAGGAATTCTTTTCAGGCTCTTTTGAAAATCCCAGGAAGATGGAAGAGAAAAAACCGGGTTGGCATTATAGATCAGCAAAAGGTCTACTTCTCCGTGCTTCATTTTTTCCGAAATCTCTTTCATCCTGGCTGCCGAATCGACCGTGCCGTGAATGGAAGGATTCTGAAAATCGATGGCTTTCCGCGAACCGGGGTGCACGGAACAGAGAAGATTTGCCGCCACTGCCGTTTCCGTGGCGTTGGGAATCGAAAATGAAAGTCCTTCAGCCAGAGCAAGTGGCCTCTCGGCCCGTGAAAACTGAAGCGCCATCAGCCTCAACGTTTCTTCCGGGATTCCCGTTCTCCCTGTAATGGCTTCCATGGAAAGACCGCTCGTAAAAGCCTTCACGGCATCCCGCTGTTTGGATGGTATGTTCTGAATGAGGGGAGCGTCCACCAGAAATTTCAGCATGCCTGCTGCAACCAGGTATTCATCACCGGGGGCCGTCGCGATCCACTGGTCTGAATTGACGGCGGTGAGGGACATTCGCGGGCCGACAAAGAAAAAAGGGTTCTTCCCTTTTTCGTGTGGAGTCCTGAAAGCGGCAAACTGTCTTGCATATTCCACGTTGGAAAGCCACGTCTCCAGGAAACCTGCGCCGAAGGAAACGAGAAAGTCCGCCTGGTCCAACCGGTAAGAAGGGATTCCGTCCATTCCAAAGACAAGTTGATGGGCTTTGCGGAGCGGTTCGTACGAAAAGGGTTCGTAGATGATGTGTTCGCTGGAACCCATCTCAGATAGCCAGAACGTTATGAAATCCTTGAGGGTTCCGCTCACGATATCCGAAATGAAAACAATCCGGTCCGCTTTGCCTCTTGCGGCGATTTCACCGAGTTTCCCGGTCAGGAGATTCATCCCCTCATCCCATGAAAACGGCTCCATATCCCCTGCGGAGTTCCTTCTTTGAGGGCCGCGAAATCGATCTGGATTGTAGAGTCCGTGAAGGGAAGCCTGGCCCCTGGCGCAAAGCCGACCCGCATTGATGGGGTGGAGCGGGTTTCCTTCCACCTTGATCACATGACCATCGCGGTTCTTTGCCAGCAGACCGCAGCCTGCCGGACACTCCCGGCAGGTACTTGCGTACCAGGTGGCTTCACCGGGGAGAATGTCGTCCATAGGAACAATATAAGGAATCAACGTCCGGCCGGACTCTGAAGAACAACCCACCATGGCCGTTGTTCCCGCCAGGCCCATAATCCTCAAGAATTCCCGACGATTGAAACCTGCTGTCATCACAAACTTCCCGTGCCTGTTGGTAAAATGATCCACAACAAAAAGACCTGACATGCCGAAATGCTCCGACAACGTAACAGAGCATGTAGCATAGAGCCCTATGATCCCGATCAGTGATTGGATTGTTTGCAACTACTTGTAAAAACAAAAATGTATAACTTATCAAAAAAACGAAAGAGCCGAAGCTGATGAAAATCTCAATGAATTTTTTGCGCCGCGAGGACAAATAGTTGAACAGTAGCCTTGGAAATCAAGAATTCGATCGAATTGAATCGATAGGGTTCAGATCATAAAAGAAGTCAACCATAAATACAAACAGAAATTTGCGGGTTGGGTAACGCATTGAAATATTATTAAGAAAGTGGACAAAGTCTTTGAGGGAACCTATATTTTTTGCTGCATTCAAAAAAAGAAGAGGCTTTTGTCCAATAAGGAGAAGGAATTTGTTTGCGGGATTCAACTCAGCTCAATGAGGAAGGTGTTGATGAAGGAATTCGAATTGAAGGATTTATCGGAGTTTGATGGGAAGGACGGCAAACCTGTTTACATCGCTCACCAGGGCAGGGTCTATGATGTCACCCTCAGCAAACTGTGGAAGGGGGGGCTCCACATGAAGCGGCATCATGCCGGCAGGGATCTCTCCGTGGATATCGGGGCGGCCCCCCATGGGATCGATGTCCTGGAAAGGTACCCTCAGGTGGGGATACTCAAAGCCGAGAGGGAGGCCGAGGTGACCCTGCCCGAAGTCGTCTCCCGCCTCCTCCACCGGTTTCCCATACTGCGGCGACATCCACATCCCATGACGGTTCATTTTCCTATCGTTTTTATGCTGGCCACGACAGCATTTAATCTTCTCTATCTGATTTCGCATGTAAAATCTTTTGAGGTGACTGCACTGCACTGCCTGGGGGCCGGGATCTTGTTCATGCCCCTCGTGATGCTCACCGGCCTTTTCACATGGTGGCTGAATTACATGGCAAAACCGGTTCGATCTGTGATCATCAAAATCGTGGTCTCGCCGGTCTTGTTTGTTATTGCCCTCATCGCTTTCACCTGGCGGATGGCAAATCCTGAACTTTTGAGCTCTTTCGGAATGGGAAGCGTGATCTATTTTCTGCTCATTCTTTCCCTTACCCCTCTTGTGGGCATTATCGGCTGGTACGGCGCACAGCTGACATTTCCGGTCGAGAAGGAATGATTGGATGCGTTTCTAAAAGTGAAAAACGACTTTGCTTCCAGCGTCGATATCCTTGATGTTCATTGAGCTTATAGATGCTCAGTAAAGGGAGATCAACCAGGACATGAAAAAATTTGAGTATGAAATTACCAGGCATCCTGCGGAGTATTTTAGAGAATTCGTTTACTTTTGCTCGCAGGACGGAGCTTGCGGTCTTGAAGAAGTTCCCTCTGCCCAGACGGAAAAGATGCAGACTATTTTGAACGAACAGGGGAGAAAGGGATGGGAACTGGTTCAGGTGGCTTTTGGAAAAGAAGGGATTATGGCCTTCTGGAAAAGAATGCTTATTGATAATGAGTAGAAATACAGCGTGTGGATTGGAAATACTGAGTGGATACTCACGAATGGATGAGGAGTTCCCATGATGAGAAGCATAAAAGTAAAGGGCATGAGTTGCCAACACTGCGTGAACGCAGTGGTCAAAGCGTTGAGCGGCATCGATGGAATAAAAGATGTAAAAGTGGACCTCTCCAGCGGGGAAGCGACTTTTGAAGAGACCAAGCCCGTGCCTGCGGAGTTGATTCGGGAGCGGGTTGAAAAGGCGGGATACGAACTTGGTTAAAACCGATTTGCATATTCAGGGTATGACCTGTGCGGCGTGTGTGCGCCGGGTGGAAAAGGGAATCATGGAGCTGGAGGGGGTTCAGGATGCCAAGGTGAATTTGGCCACCTCCAGGGCGACGGTGGAGTATGACCCTGACATTGTGACCAGGGAAGTCATCGAGCAAAAAATCAAGGCCATTGGCTACGATATTATGGATACCGGCCGTGAGTCTGCAGGCAGGACTTTCAAGAAAACGACCCTTCTCGTTGGAGGCATGACCTGTGCGGCTTGTGTGCGCCGGGTGGAAATGGCTCTGAAGGCCCTGGAGGGTGTGAAGGATGCGTCCGTGAATCTTGCCTCTTCAAGGGCGACGGTGACTTATGATCCTCAGGGAGTCGGCGTCAAAGATCTTGCTAAAACGGTTGAAGAGGCCGGCTACGAATACCTGGGGCTTCTCGAGGAAGCTCACGAAGATCCCGTTGAAGCGGCTCACAAAAGGGAAATCAGGGAGCTCAAGATAAAAGTCGGTGTGGGGGCCGTCTTGAGCATAGTGATCATGATGGGGAGCATGCCGCACTGGTTTCCGTTTCTGCACGGCATTCCCAGGGAAACGATGCTTCCGGTTCTTTTCGTTCTTACCACTCCCGTCGTTTTTTGGGTGGGGAAAAGATTTTTCACTGGTGCCCTGAAGGCCGCACTTCAGAAGACAACGGATATGAATACGCTCGTGGCCATGGGGAGCCTTTCCGCTTACGTCTATTCGACGCTGGCAACCTTTTGGCCGCAACATTTTTCCACAGTGGGTCTGGGGCTTCACGTTTATTTCGATGGGGCGGCCATGATCGTCACTCTGGTGTTGCTGGGCCGCTTGCTGGAAATGAAGGCCCGCGGTCGGACATCCGAAGCCATCAAAAAACTCATGAAACTGACTCCGAAGACCGCCCTCGTATTGCGCAACGGTGAGGAATTGGAAGTCCCGGTGGAAGAGGTCGTGCGGGGAGATGTGATTGTGGTTCGGCCCGGGGGAAGGATCCCAACCGATGGAGTGGTGGAGTCGGGGAATTCGTCGGTGGATGAATCCATGCTCACGGGTGAAAGTCTTCCCGTTGCCAAGGAATTGGGAAGCGAGGTTTTGGCCGGAACCGTCAACCAGAGCGGAAGCTTTACCTTCAAAGCCACCAAGGTGGGAGCGGAAACGGCTCTGGCTCAAATCATTCGACTGGTGGAAGAGGCTCAGGGGTCCAAGGCGCCCATCCAGCGTTTTGCCGACAAGGTGGCTTCCATCTTTGTTCCCGTGGTGATCTGTATCGCTTTCATTACTTTTTGTATATGGTATTTTCTGGTGCCCGACGCGGATTTCACTCGGGCTCTTTTGAATTTCGTTTCGGTGCTGATCATTTCCTGTCCGTGCGCCATGGGATTGGCAACACCGACGGCCGTCATGGTGGGAACCGGACTGGGAGCGGAAAGCGGCATTCTGATCAAAGGCGGGGAGAGTCTTGAAAAGGCATACCGGCTGACGACGGTCGTTTTCGATAAAACGGGGACTCTCACCAAAGGAACTCCGCAGGTAACGGATGTATTCGTGCTGCCGGAGATTCCACGGGATCAGTTTATGAAATATGCGATTTCACTTGAAGCCGTTTCCGAACACCCTCTGGCCAGGGCGATTGTCGATGCAGGACGGGATACAGATATGGTTCGCCCCGGGGAAGTCGACGGCTTTGAGGCCGTTTCGGGTCTGGGAGCGCGCGCAACGGTGGGAGGCAAAAGCGTCGTTGCCGGAAGCCGGAGGTTTCTTGAAGAGGAAGGGATGGATGTCGGGCAATTGGGCAAAAAAGCGGATGAATTCCTTGCTTCAGGAAAGACCTGTGTTTATTTTGCCGTGGAAGGCAAACCGGTGGGGATCATCGCTCTTGCGGACGCTGCCAGGGAAACGGCTAGGGAATCCGTTGCCCGTTTGAAAGAGATGCATCTCGAAGTGGCCATGATCACGGGAGACCGGGAGGAGACGGCTCAGGCCATCGCTCATGAAGTGGGGATCAATGCCATCATGGCGGAAGTGCTTCCCGGGGACAAGGCGGGGGAAATCCGCCGGCTGCAAAAAGAGGGCAAAATCGTTGCCATGGTGGGGGATGGTATCAACGATGCGCCGGCTCTGGCGGCTGCCGATGTGGGGGTGGCCATCGGCGCGGGAACGGATGTGGCAATGGAAGCGAGCGACATCACGCTGATCAAGGACGATCTGAGGCTGGTGGCATCCTCGATCCGGCTTTCGAGCCTTACCATGAGGATCATCAAGCAAAATCTCTTCTGGGCCTTTTTTTATAACTCCTTGGGAATTCCCGTCGCGGCTGGAATATTGTATCCTGTTTGGGGTATCTTGTTGAATCCCATGTTTGCGGCTGCAGCCATGGCCATGAGTTCCGTGTCCGTGGTGAGCAATGCCCTGCGGTTGAGAAGAGTCTGGGCCAGGCAAAAGAATCTTTGAATCTTCTCGATCTATTGAATTCAAAAGTCTTATACTTTTTCATGCTTGAAGTGGTATATGGTATAAAGCTTCACATGTGGTGACGTTTAGTCTGTTGGTATGTTTGAACTG
This region of Desulforhabdus amnigena genomic DNA includes:
- a CDS encoding DUF4177 domain-containing protein, which gives rise to MKKFEYEITRHPAEYFREFVYFCSQDGACGLEEVPSAQTEKMQTILNEQGRKGWELVQVAFGKEGIMAFWKRMLIDNE
- a CDS encoding heavy metal translocating P-type ATPase, whose translation is MVKTDLHIQGMTCAACVRRVEKGIMELEGVQDAKVNLATSRATVEYDPDIVTREVIEQKIKAIGYDIMDTGRESAGRTFKKTTLLVGGMTCAACVRRVEMALKALEGVKDASVNLASSRATVTYDPQGVGVKDLAKTVEEAGYEYLGLLEEAHEDPVEAAHKREIRELKIKVGVGAVLSIVIMMGSMPHWFPFLHGIPRETMLPVLFVLTTPVVFWVGKRFFTGALKAALQKTTDMNTLVAMGSLSAYVYSTLATFWPQHFSTVGLGLHVYFDGAAMIVTLVLLGRLLEMKARGRTSEAIKKLMKLTPKTALVLRNGEELEVPVEEVVRGDVIVVRPGGRIPTDGVVESGNSSVDESMLTGESLPVAKELGSEVLAGTVNQSGSFTFKATKVGAETALAQIIRLVEEAQGSKAPIQRFADKVASIFVPVVICIAFITFCIWYFLVPDADFTRALLNFVSVLIISCPCAMGLATPTAVMVGTGLGAESGILIKGGESLEKAYRLTTVVFDKTGTLTKGTPQVTDVFVLPEIPRDQFMKYAISLEAVSEHPLARAIVDAGRDTDMVRPGEVDGFEAVSGLGARATVGGKSVVAGSRRFLEEEGMDVGQLGKKADEFLASGKTCVYFAVEGKPVGIIALADAARETARESVARLKEMHLEVAMITGDREETAQAIAHEVGINAIMAEVLPGDKAGEIRRLQKEGKIVAMVGDGINDAPALAAADVGVAIGAGTDVAMEASDITLIKDDLRLVASSIRLSSLTMRIIKQNLFWAFFYNSLGIPVAAGILYPVWGILLNPMFAAAAMAMSSVSVVSNALRLRRVWARQKNL
- a CDS encoding DUF2231 domain-containing protein, producing MKEFELKDLSEFDGKDGKPVYIAHQGRVYDVTLSKLWKGGLHMKRHHAGRDLSVDIGAAPHGIDVLERYPQVGILKAEREAEVTLPEVVSRLLHRFPILRRHPHPMTVHFPIVFMLATTAFNLLYLISHVKSFEVTALHCLGAGILFMPLVMLTGLFTWWLNYMAKPVRSVIIKIVVSPVLFVIALIAFTWRMANPELLSSFGMGSVIYFLLILSLTPLVGIIGWYGAQLTFPVEKE
- a CDS encoding heavy-metal-associated domain-containing protein, producing the protein MMRSIKVKGMSCQHCVNAVVKALSGIDGIKDVKVDLSSGEATFEETKPVPAELIRERVEKAGYELG